One window of the Podospora pseudocomata strain CBS 415.72m chromosome 7, whole genome shotgun sequence genome contains the following:
- the SMD2 gene encoding mRNA splicing protein (COG:A; EggNog:ENOG503P45M; BUSCO:EOG09265IT6) → MSDVNIQALLNKPRNECTEYEIAQLEAYEMSNGPLSLLQTAVRSHSQVLISIRSNRKLLARVKAFDRHCNMILENVKEMWTETPVHNGKKGRPVNKDRFISKMFLRGDSVILVLLS, encoded by the exons ATGTCTGACGTTAACATCCA GGCACTCCTCAACAAGCCTCGTAACGAGTGCAC TGAGTATGAGATTGCTCAACTG GAAGCCTATGAGATGAGCAATGGGCcgctttccctcctccagacGGCCGTCCGCAGTCACTCTCAGGTTTTGATTAGCATTCGGTCAAATCGCAAGCT TCTTGCCAGAGTGAAGGCTTTTGACAGGCATTGCAACAT GATTCTTGAGAACGTC AAAGAGATGTGGACCGAGACTCCAGTACACAACGGAAAGAAGGGCCGGCCGGTGAACAAGGATCGGTTTATCAGCAAGAT GTTCTTGCGGGGTGATAGTGTCATTCTCGTTTTGCTCAGCTGA